DNA sequence from the Desmodus rotundus isolate HL8 chromosome 4, HLdesRot8A.1, whole genome shotgun sequence genome:
CTGCCCTGATTTCTCCCCTGggaccttcttcttttttatttaatttaattaatttatttttagagacagaggaagggagggaggaaggaagggagagaaacatccatgtgtgagagaaacatcaatcggttgcctctcacacacccccatctTGGGGCCTGgaccacaactcaggcatgtgccctgaccaggaatcgaaccagtgaacttttggttcacaggttggtgctcagtctacttagccacaccagtcagtgctcCCCTAGGGTCTTTTGATTCCTCTCACCCAAAATATGAGCAAATGGTGTATAAATGACTGGAACTAGGGGTGCTGTAGAGCCATGCTCCTACACTTAGCAAATGTTCACTGAGGGTAAATGGGGCCTGTGCAGtgtgttaaatatttaattaaactaAAGTGCAAGAAGGGTGGGAATGGATGCAGTTCAGTTACCCATACTCAGGCCTGATCAAAAGGATTTGTCCTAAATATTCTACAGAGTGAAGGAAAGGGAGCTCATATTTCTTTGTCGAGCTGTGTGCTTGTGCATTCACTTGTGTATAAATTTAATCCCACTTATCAGGGACACattaacctcattttacaggtaataAATTTGTGACTCAGGGAGGCAATATAGAAGGGGATAAGGAGAAGGGCTTCTGGGTCAGATGGATGTGTGCTTGATTGCCAGCTCCATCTCCAGCAGGGACCACTTGGGACAAGCCACTCAGtgtccctgagtctcagtttactCATGTGTAAGTGAGAAGGTTATTTGCCACATAGTGACAACTAATTGAACCAAGGCTTTATTTTGTTGAGTCATCAGGATAAAGTTGCATCTTCCTGCTATATCATCAGGTGAATTCTCCTGAGCTTTGCAAAGGTACTATTATCAAGGGTATTGTCCAAAAAATACTGTCCCATATGGGATAGTCTGCATGTGCCTGGCAAGAAGGGAGAATTCAATAAAGCAGCAATGAGGATGAAGGGCCAAAAGTGGCACTTGGCCTGGGCTATAGAAGCATCAACTGTGTGTTTATTAGTGCAGAGCTTGCATTTTGGttgaaagaggaagaagacaCTTAAGCTGGAAAGAATAGGTAACATTGCCAGGCTTTGTAGGGTGAGGAACAAGCAAGTATCCATCTGTCCTTTGCAGAGAGAAGGTGGCTCCCAGTGGCAATGGACTGGGTCTTAAGAAGGCCACCTGGAAGTGTCCTCAGAACAAGGGTGGATTTTAAGGAGCCAACTCTCTCTTGTAGAACCTGGCTCTCTCTAACACCCAGAGGGACCCTAAATTGAATCTGGGGAAGGGCGCCCTTTCCTAGGTGGCCCTCTAACCTGTGGCATGGAGTCTAGCAGGGAACTCTCTTTCTTCTGCATGTGCCTCATGCACATCCCAAGCCTGGCCTGAGGTTGGTGCTTGGAGAGAAAACTGTGCACAGTAGGCCTGGGGGCCCAGGCTCCACACTGGCTCCTTAACTCCAGGCATGTTAGTCACTTAACCCTAATGGGTCTGAGAATTTATTAGAGTGTTCTCGTAGTCTCAGAACCCTCACCAAGTAGGTCTGGGTGTGACTTGTGACACCTGTCCTGCAGATTCTGATGCACGTGGTCCCAGGAAGCTGCTGTGAAGAATAAGATGGGCCTGAGATGAGAGACCCTTGAGCAGAGGTGGAGTGTGGAGCCCAGGTTTCCATGGTGATTCTCAGACATACCATGGAGGGCCAATGAGACCCTGCTTTGGAAGCTGTATTTACAGGGACAATTCCTGTAGTTCTCAGCATCTAGATTGTTACCCAGAGGATTCAGCAGAGTGCCCCCAGGGGCATGCACCTCCCTCGGAGAAGACCACACCCTTCACAGCAACCCACACAGCCCCTGCTTATTTGTCTGATCTCGTTGCCTCCTCCTCATCCCCACAGTCACTGGGCTCCCACCACACTGGCCCCTCACTGATCTGTCAGCACACTTggggccctgcctccctggggccctgTCACTGCTCTTCCCAGGGGCACACTCCTCACCACCTTCCCAGCCTTGCTCACAGACCACTAGCTCAGACAgcccttctctgacccctccactTAGAAGATGCACCTGACAACACTCTCTGTGCTTAATATCTGTTTCTATGCAGTTGAATTTAAACTCCATGAGGAAGGGATCTgagttgtctttctctttctctacaaCTGACCTGCTTTTAGGACGGTATGTTGTAGAAGCTCTGAGAAcatctgtggaatgaatgaatgtgagaTGTAAGGAGAAGAGGAGTTTGGCACAGTAAAAATCGGCCACGCTTCTGGTCCATGAAGCTTCACTTCAGGTGGCATTAGGGTACAGGGATGCATCTCTTGGGGATACTAGGATGCAAAATTAGTGCTTCAGGAGGCATGTGTGCTTGCTGATGAGGATATCTCTTCTCCATCTCAGTGCTCTCCTGGCATCCATGCTTGTGTGCCAAGGATAGGCCACCTTGAGTATGCCCTTCTATGGGTTGTCTTCTTCCCTTGGCCCATCTACCTGTTGCCATGTTGGCCAGGATGAAACCTAAGGGAGGCTCAGCCTGGGGTCAGGGCATCTCTGCCCCTGCATAGTGTGCTGTTGAATATGAAATATGGGGCTCATCCTGGAACCCTCTATGTTCCATTCATTCCTAGTGAGTACTGTAACTGAAAGCAGGACACCATGCCCAGTACATGGACTCTTAAAGGCACCAGTCCCCCACCACCAGCTCATTCCTGCCCCAAGCAGGTCTAACCCCTCCTGCCCTGAGAGCAGGGTTTCTAAGTCTGAAATGTCACATTCTCCTCTACAAATCTCTCTGGATCCTCCTCACCCTTTAAGTCCTAAATAGTCCTTCAGTAAAAGAGCTCTGAGACTATGTGTGTGTGCTGGAGCAGGGGTGCTGTGATGGGGTGAGGGGCATCTCACACATGGCCTTCCACACTCATTTCCCATGCCTCCCAGTTTCACATTCTGCTGCAAATCCCTTGCAGAAGTGGACCTGGTGGTAACATTTGCATCTCGCCCACTGCTAGACATGAAGTTATGTTCCATAGATGGTTTCTTAGTGAACCAATAAATGGAACAATGAGCAAGTGGCCAAATATGTGAATGAACATGTTGGCACCACCTGACAGGtggtatttcatttctttttctttttatttttttgccttgtTTTACCATCagtcttactcatttttaaaaaattgagtttattgggatgatattggttaataatatatattctaggttaaaatgtattatacatcatctgtacattgtattgtgtgttcaccacccaaagtcaactctccttctatcaccatttatcccctctgtGACCTCTCCTGTCTCACTCCACACCACCTTCCcctcttgtctcttttttttttgcatacaaATGCTTATAGCAGCTTAATTCACAACAATCAAAATATGCAAACAAACCAATGTCCACCAACtgttgaatggataaacaaaatgtgttttatCTATACTCAAAGTGTATTACTGAGCCATATCAAGGAATGAAGTATTGAGACATGCTGCAAGGTGAATAAACCTTAAGAAGTCAATCCCAGTTAATAAAGTCACACACAAAATGTCATATTTTGTATGATTccatatacataaaatatctaGAGTAGgtaatagagacagaaagcagaatagtgatacccaggggctggggtgagaAATAAGGGGATAAGGAGTGAGTGTTTAATGCCTATGAGATTTTCTTCTGggtgaataaatgttttagaaCTGAACAGAGGCGGTAGTTGCAGGTCATTGTAAATGCCACTGAACCATATACTTTAAAGAGgttaattttacattatataaatgtcacctaaataaaaaagaatcaccaAACATAGAATTGAgtgtaaaattcttttttttaaagaaagtattttaaaaaatattttatttattcatttattttagagcaaggggaagggaaagaggaagagagggagagaaacatcaatgtgtggttgcctctagtgcacccacaactggggacctggcccacaacccaggcatgtgccctgactgggaatcaaaccagtgaccctttggttcacaggctggcactcaatccactgagacgcTGTAACCAGGGCAAATGTAAAACTCTTACATATTAATATCCATTTCCCCTTTAGTCTTTTTGGCTAAATCTTGGATAATTTCTGGCTTAGGCAGCCTTTCTTGAGGTaacatgtttcttttaaaagtttggttatttttccaaaagaaaagtaatatatggtcactacagataaataaaaagaagaaaattaaaattaccttaATTGTGCCACTCAGAAAAACCAACTTACATAACACTTTTATATAAGCCTTTCCTGtgttttttccaaaatgtattaCATATGCACACACCCTATGATATCTCTACatattattgaaagaaaatcaTATTGAATGTAATATTTCTAACATACTTTTATTACTTAATGATTCATTTGATAATAATTTGGTCTGTTTTCTAAGGGCCCGAAGGTATGTTGCAggagttttctaatttttaaaattgagatataattgacatacaacattgtattattttcaggcctacaacataatgatttaacatttgtatatattgtgaaatgatcatcCATTATcacatatagttatatatttttattgtgaagaGCACTTTAAGATGTATTCCCTtggcaattttaaaatatacaatacagtgctattaactatagtcaccattcTGTACATTACATCTCTAAGGAATTAGTCATTTTATGATCGGATGTTTGTACATTTTCACCATCTCCACGTGCTTTGCCTGCCACCCAGCTCCTACCTCATGCAACCACCAGTAATCTGAACTCTATAGTGATTGTATGAGTTCTAGTTTTCTTttagaatccacatataagtgagatcatactgtatttgtctttctttgcttGAATTATGCCAGTTACCATAATCCCtgaaggtccattcatgttgttgcaattggcaggattttttctttttatgtctgaataatattcctctgCATGTGTGGGTGTCAAATcgtctttatccattcatccacagTGGACACCTAGCTTGTTTCCATTACTgattactataaataatgctgcaatgaacgtgaGGGTACAtatgtctcttcttttttaaattctttttcttttttaaaatgattttatttatttattttagagagaagggaagggagggagaaagagagggagagaaacattgatgtgacatagaaacaccagttggttgcctctcacccacaaccagggacctggcctgaaaccctgCGTGTACCCTGgttgggaatggaaccagtgacttttcctgtttacaggatgacgctccacccactgagccaaaccGGTCAGGGCCCAATAGcttttgaattagcatttcattgtctttatataaatacccagaagtggtattgctggaccatacttttattttttagttctatttttaattgtttgaagaaattatatattgttttctatagtggcagcacaatttacagtcccacccacagtgcacaagggttcctttttctcaacATCTTCACTGTtatcctttgtcttttttataatagccattctaagagatgtgaggtgatatcttgtgggttgatttgcgtttccctgatgattagtgtcAAGTGTCATTTCTGATAAAAGTTTGGTTCTCGGATGGGGAAAGCAAGCAGTCCATGATCAAGGGTAAATGCTGTCAGATTGCCTGCTGTAAATACTGCAGCCTGTCCTGTCACCATCACCCTCCAGCAGGTCAGGGCTGGCATTACTGGGCAGTGGGGAGAGTCGGCTTGCCAAAGAGTCCAGCACTGGGCATGAGGAACTCTCAGTGCCTGGCGGGGGTGTTGTGTGAGCCACAGGGATAGTCTGTATACAGGGAAGGTTGGTTGCTGGGTGATGGAGATGGTCTGTGTACAGACAGGGGGTGTGGATGGGTTGGGAACAGACTATGTGAGGGTGAAAATGCTGGGAAATGTGTGCAGAGCTCACCCAACTCTTCTTCTCTGATCTCAGGGCCTGCAGGAGCCATGGGTCCATCTGGACCTCCAGGTGCCAGGGGTCCCCCAGGACTAAAGGGGGACAGAGGTgctcctggggacagaggagcaAAAGGAGAGAGTGGGCTTCCAGGTAAGGTACCCTCCCCTATGTCTGGGAACCCCCactagagagggggagggaggagggctgtcTTCAGCTCAGGACAGCCCCTCCACTCAGTGGTCAGCCTGTTTCAGGGGTGCGTGAAAAGCAGACAAGACTGACAGGCTAGAAGGCAGGAAGACTGGGCTCTGGTTTGAGACTCTGTTAGTTGGTGGAGGGCAGGCCTGAGCAGTTTTTCCATCTGGTCATTGGGACAAGCACAGCTCCCATTCCCTTCATTGGATAGCCTTGAGCATCAAATAATCCAGGGGATGGGAAGTACTTGAAGAGCATGCAATGTCCCGTCCCCGCACCCCACCTCCCAAAGGAAGTGCTGTCAGATTCTCAGAATGTGGAGTGACAATGTCATCTGGATCAGTGTCAGTGGGGTGCAAGGACCTGCCCAGGGGACAGTTTGTTCACAACAGCAGCACAGGAAATGTTGTGGGCAGCAGGGCCTGCTGTGTCAGCAGATATGGGCTTCGTGGGGGCCAGTCCCAGCTCCTTACCCCACCCCCAGTAATGCCAGCAACTGGGCATCCTTCCCTTGAGGCCCAGACTCTGAGCCAATCCCTGACTGTGCTGGACCAGTCTTCAGTCTACCTCTCTCTCTGCAGACATCACTGCTCTGAGGCGGCAGGTGGAGGCCCTACAGGGACAGGTACAGCGCCTTCAGGGTGCCTTCTCTCAGTACAAGAAAGGTGAGTTCCTGGACCTGGACCTGAACCTGAGCCAGACACTGGGGATAGGCCCCAGACTGGGTCTGTGTTGTGGAGTTGGCTGGGCCTGAGGCAGGCGTGGGTCTGGGACTGTAGTGGGATAAGGTGACTGGCTGGACCTGGGActggggcaggcagtggggctAAGGGTAAGGGTGGAACAGAGCGGTGCCACCACATGTTCTTGGAACTGCAAGTAGATGCAAGGAACAAGTGGCAGGACATGTCCCTCATCGTGAGTTCAGTGAGCTGGCAGAGGCATGGTCAAGGCTATGCGGCTCCAGAATGTCCCCAACATCACAGCCAACTGTGACTCAAGCCATATCAATGTCCTGAGCACAGGGCAGTCCAGCAGACCTTCACTCTTGCTGAACCTGTGCTGGTCCCTGTTATCTATGGGGACACCCAACCACCCAGGATGCATTTCTTAGCTCTGTGGGGCTAGGTGTGGGAATGCCCTGAGATGTTGCTGCCCAGACCACAGCAGCAGAGATTGCAGACTCTGCTCTGAGGGTTGGGGCTGGGATGCTGTCCTTGGATCAAGGCTGGTGAGAGACAGACATTCACATGTGGCCACTGAGAACCTCACCTGAGGCATGCCCTGGGTCTGGCAGGGGGCTGGTGGTCTCTGGGCTCTGGGTGTTCAAAGCAGAGGTTCCTCCTTAAGCCTGGAATGTTGAGGAGTCTGAGGCCTCCAGGAGCCCACACCTGAGTGCCCTGTGCCTGTGGgaatctcctcctctctctctattttgctccccctccttccctgctctccctgATGTCAGCCTTGAGTTCAAATCATTCAGCATATCTCATTAATCCAGAAAAGAAGAGTTCCTGAAGGAGGAAAGCATAAAGGGTGAGGCATAGCGTTGGCTCCAGAGCACCTTAGCCAACTAAGTACCTACGTGTCAAGGATTTACTCAtgtactcactcactcactctgcaTACATGAGCACACACACTTATGCAGGCACACACAAATACTCACACACATCCAGATAGACCTTTTGTGCTCCCATTACCTTGTGATGGAACATGGGCATATTCATTTATGCACATGTGTACCCATGTAGGTGCATGTAATGGCATGTGACCTCTTGCACTAACCTTGTGCAAGGCTACTCTGGGTGCCATCTTGAACCTGTGGATAATGTGCACCCTGAGCCCTTGTGGAAGGTACTCACAGGTCAAGGGCAGTGGTTAGGGGTACAGCCTGGGCTCCTGACCACCCCTGTGATGTAGGGCACATACCTCTCAGGAGCCCTGAAGATTTTTATGCACGaacccagaaatcaaagggatGGAAAATGAGGTAGAATAAAAACAGATAGTAAAATATCATacaaaaaatagttttatgaaatatatttccgCCTCAGGGGTGAGAAATTGGAAATCCTAGAAAAAATGGGCTTTCCTTTGCCCACCTGGACAGTTATTGCCAAGGTGGGGCTGAAACCCTGACCTtctgattcccagacagggctcTCCAGCactgattctctctctgtcccccactcTCACAGATGAGATGCCTTTGACACCTCACCCAGCATTCCGGCTTCACCACATGCACACCATGAGGCCAGCATTGGTTTGCAGACATTGCAGAGATTAGCACATCGCTGCTCTGAGATGGCCcaccccttcttccctttcccacaccccacacacagcacagaccCTCTGACAATGGCACGTGCCCTACTGTTATGTGGGTTCCAAGTGAGATCAGAGTGAGTGTCTGCATTGTTATCCATGGTCTCAGAGACTGCCCCAGGCTGCAAGCTGCCATTTCAATTGCCAAAATTGGTCCAGTTCTACCCAGTAATTGGTAAACTGATTCTGGCATGCCACACGGGGAGGAATGGAAAGAGCATGTGTAAACTTTAGTGTCAGATCAAATAAGGTTTAATTCCTAATTCTACATTTGATGGTTACGTGACAAGGAGCCTCTTAATCTATCAGAGCCCAGGGTTCTCACCTGTAACTAGAAACCCCAGAATCACCCCATAGAGAGCATTGTAAAGCTGGGGCTGCTCTGGCACCAAGTGTCTCACTTTTGTCCTATCTGGTGCCCTGATACCCTGTATGGGAGGCCTGGGGCCCCAGTTGGAGCACAAGGGTCTCCTGAGCTTTGGCTGGGTGCTGTCAGAACCCAAAACTGACTGTCCTCTTCTGTTAGTGGATCTGTTTCCTGATGGCCGAGTTGTTGGAGAGAAGATCTTCAAGACAGGAGGCTTTGAAAAATCTTTTCAGGATGCACAGCAAGTATGCAGACAAGCGGGGGGGCAGTTGCCCTCCCCACGCTCTGCAACTGAGAATGAGGCCTTGCGACAGCTGGTGGCAGCTCAGAACAAGGCTGCATTCCTGAGCATGACTGACTCCCAGACAGAGGGCAAGTTCACCTACCCCACAGGGGAGCCCCTGGTTTATTCCAACTGGGCCCCAGGGGAGCCCAACA
Encoded proteins:
- the LOC112305571 gene encoding pulmonary surfactant-associated protein D isoform X1 encodes the protein MAKKHEKMFNFKAIWEVRNKAKRVEQRKEGRERNINVREKHQSVASHTHLDQRSTCNLGPAGAMGPSGPPGARGPPGLKGDRGAPGDRGAKGESGLPDITALRRQVEALQGQVQRLQGAFSQYKKVDLFPDGRVVGEKIFKTGGFEKSFQDAQQVCRQAGGQLPSPRSATENEALRQLVAAQNKAAFLSMTDSQTEGKFTYPTGEPLVYSNWAPGEPNNSGGEEDCVEIFDNGKWNDKSCGERRLVICEF
- the LOC112305571 gene encoding pulmonary surfactant-associated protein D isoform X2, whose translation is MPLLLFSMLILLTQPLRSLGTEMKTYSEKTVPSACTLVMCSPVENGLPGRDGRDGREGPRGEKGDPGPAGAMGPSGPPGARGPPGLKGDRGAPGDRGAKGESGLPDITALRRQVEALQGQVQRLQGAFSQYKKVDLFPDGRVVGEKIFKTGGFEKSFQDAQQVCRQAGGQLPSPRSATENEALRQLVAAQNKAAFLSMTDSQTEGKFTYPTGEPLVYSNWAPGEPNNSGGEEDCVEIFDNGKWNDKSCGERRLVICEF
- the LOC112305571 gene encoding pulmonary surfactant-associated protein D isoform X3, producing the protein MFQLKRVEQRKEGRERNINVREKHQSVASHTHLDQRSTCNLGPAGAMGPSGPPGARGPPGLKGDRGAPGDRGAKGESGLPDITALRRQVEALQGQVQRLQGAFSQYKKVDLFPDGRVVGEKIFKTGGFEKSFQDAQQVCRQAGGQLPSPRSATENEALRQLVAAQNKAAFLSMTDSQTEGKFTYPTGEPLVYSNWAPGEPNNSGGEEDCVEIFDNGKWNDKSCGERRLVICEF